One stretch of Eretmochelys imbricata isolate rEreImb1 chromosome 1, rEreImb1.hap1, whole genome shotgun sequence DNA includes these proteins:
- the LOC144275760 gene encoding heat shock 70 kDa protein 12A-like, with protein MSMASKSLFIVAIDFGTSYSGYCFSLAKHTDQIRQVFWGHEHGLNTVKTPTCILFNEKREFMKFGYDAVMKYHTLPSRQAHKWYYFHHFKMKLYNKKITSNMELETDNGEKFPALKVFSESLRYMKDHALNTIREASYQTVYVTEDVTWVITVPAIWDASARQFMRLAAKEAGLISDMFSEKLIIALEPEAASVWCKQLPQEGFVAEGGDRQKFEESPGTQYVVVDVESQDQPICSWIQIYQLCCNISSAALQHASSSHGGTIDITVHEIQENQSLKELHKASGGGWGGDTVDEKFKEFLKEIFQDGVWEEYAQNHPAECHKMMYDFGLQKCSSSREEVYMRCYHNLTKVVEHKKKDIALFFDGIKGVLWCDGTIMITYEKMKSFFAYSVRQTIGALQEILNKPEMAKVQYILLVGGFASSIILRDEIYQTFRKYRILCPQESQAAIIKGAILFGQNPQIVASRISALTYGVKISEAFDIAVHDVQKKRVSKADNYVYCTDLFKKLVGIGDLVEVDEVASYTFTPTEPDQTSVIFSFSCTEKDDAKYIDEEGLKMLGSCTVPTPNTELGKNRQLRLDIKFGLTEFKATGTDVTSGESRTVMIDFLTA; from the exons AGACCCCAACGTGCATCCTCTTCAATGAAAAGCGTGAgtttatgaagtttggctatgatGCTGTCATGAAGTACCACACGCTCCCCTCCAGACAAGCTCACAAATGGTACTACTTCCACCACTTCAAGATGAAGCTATACAACAAG AAAATCACTTCTAACATGGAACTGGAAACAGATAATGGAGAGAAGTTTCCAGCCCTAAAAGTATTCTCAGAAAGTCTGCGGTACATGAAGGACCATGCTCTGAACACTATACGGGAGGCCTCATACCAAACTGTCTATGTCACTGAGGATGTCACCTGGGTCATTACTGTTCCAGCCATATGGGATGCTTCTGCCAGGCAGTTCATGCGACTGGCTGCTAAAGAG GCAGGACTCATCAGTGACATGTTTTCTGAGAAGCTCATCATCGCCTTAGAACCAGAGGCTGCCTCAGTCTGGTGCAAGCAGCTCCCACAAGAAGGGTTTGTGGCAGAAGGTGGTGATAGACAAAAGTTTGAAGAGTCACCTGGGACCCAGTATGTTGTCGTTGACGTGGAG AGCCAGGATCAGCCCATTTGCTCCTGGATCCAAATATATCAGCTTTGCTGCAATATTAGTTCAGCAGCCTTACAACATGCTTCAAGCAGCCATG GTGGTACCATAGACATCACAGTACATGAAATCCAAGAGAACCAATCCCTGAAAGAATTACATAAGGCAtcaggaggaggatggggaggcGATACAGTGGATGAAAAGTTCAAAGAGTTCCTGAAGGAGATCTTCCAAGATGGAGTATGGGAGGAATATGCACAGAATCACCCAGCAGAATGCCATAAAATGATGTACGACTTTGGCCTTCAGAAATGCTCTTCCAGCAGAGAAGAGGTCTACATGCGTTGCTATCACAACCTAACAAAAGTGGTAGAACACAAGAAAAAGGACATCGCCCTCTTCTTTGACGGTATAAAGGGAGTTCTGTGGTGCGATGGGACTATCATGATTACATATGAGAAAATGAAGAGCTTTTTTGCCTACAGTGTCAGACAAACCATTGGTGCCTTGCAGGAAATCCTCAACAAGCCTGAGATGGCCAAAGTCCAATATATTTTACTGGTTGGgggctttgcttccagcattatCCTGAGGGACGAGATCTATCAGACCTTTAGGAAGTACCGTATCCTGTGTCCACAGGAATCTCAGGCAGCTATTATAAAGGGAGCCATTTTATTTGGGCAGAATCCACAAATTGTTGCCTCGAGAATCAGCGCTCTGACATATGGAGTAAAGATATCTGAGGCATTTGATATTGCTGTCCATGATGTACAGAAAAAGAGAGTCTCAAAAGCTGATAATTATGTATATTGCACAGATCTCTTCAAGAAGTTGGTGGGAATTGGGGATTTGGTTGAGGTAGATGAGGTTGCCAGTTATACTTTCACTCCCACAGAACCAGATCAGACAAGTGTGATTTTTAGTTTCTCTTGCACAGAAAAGGATGATGCAAAATACATAGATGAGGAAGGACTGAAGATGCTCGGCTCCTGTACTGTGCCAACACCAAACACAGAGCTGGGGAAAAACCGCCAACTGAGACTGGATATTAAATTTGGGCTAACGGAATTTAAAGCCACAGGTACTGATGTTACGTCTGGTGAAAGTCGGACGGTTATGATAGATTTTTTAACCGCGTAA